In one window of Prevotella sp. E13-17 DNA:
- a CDS encoding FIVAR domain-containing protein, producing MKKNLRLMLVLAVSWLTSMGAMALDQVEGVYQIGTAADWADFCSLHNDGTDQRLNAVLTADITVEGNAMVGINGGGKPYRGVFDGQGHKLIVSYNLNEERVAPFRRINGATIKNLIVEGSITTKSKLASGLVGGLWQSGAKIQNCASYVTINDEEGGDATHGGLCASFEDVNGANIIENCAFLGTINAPNREGCGGLVGWTNNSNNTNEIRNCLVAATLNVKKDANNDVICRNNGMVINCYYLGSIEGLKNDKGAIAATDLQAQSGELCFLLNGKSSENVAWFQKIGTDDKPTVIGTDVVYANGELKCDGMTPKEGSSLTFSNEAGSTIDEHAYVDGICTVCGDLQAIEGFYQIGCAAALQKYSEIVRTVNGGANAVLTKDIDMTDQTWIPIGQDAHDFKGHFNGQGHRILKLTTTAGNNNQALFGQAVGGAIIENVIIDASCTIQGAAFAAGILGHVWGDGVIVRNCGNEANINGTGNNAAGIIGCSEKEVHILNCYNTGAIVGANENAGICAWMGSSNSTIKNCFSTGAVTNGVGLWRKDEVKGQNVYQIEGKQGTAFTAEDLTSGKLAYLLNGNSSTDVAWYQKLGDEGDAQPYPFGEAVVYANGQLQCDGITPKEGTSVTFSNTEGSTVDEHNFVDGFCTVCNAVDVNYIVETEGAYNLAKAADVVWFAALVNGGKGNANARLTADIDFDGVTFTGIGNASNHYTGTFDGQRHIVKNMVINLPETQNVGFFNEIDNGAVVKNFTIDASCSVKGKAYAAAFVGHVSGNGSALLECLGNEGTVETVNQNAGALVGCNTSGELKITAKNCYNTGAIKSGNEAGGLSGWFGNDAITVNCYNMGAVINGESYARGNNIQITNCFDPMVNWPAITHVNMEDFTNGVVYAKLAEAAPYVWYLSAAEGGHPVLYATEWQTVIVKSDYAGNEIADGDFFIYNPTSGLWLQNNDKNTGDWNTRGATGDYGFEFGISAIDGGYKLDPKFGHNHSMNISNFYLDTQSDVSAWKLEKLNTNEGVIAYQIKADDGRVLSLNNDNNLDWNTGRAAEWQLVTKADRIKFMKENATVENPVDATFLISDPRFVNENERAAAWTWDMNLDGGARDDVRWYRNRRSYAIWNSKSFKLSQVIANIPNGQYKLTLKGYYRDGDKDQVVARRQAGEERILANYFINEDKAPMMSILDGASENWVDGLFFYPAADATAPYGHYPDNADGFNRVFQDYPNSYLNAGVTSQVTTGQMTIGLEKLEANDQDWLAFDDFSLVYMGNSMGLAEYQKALNDAIAAAEAFDATTTSDALAGALTTALTDAKGKQTSTDEDELSTATATLNTALTSAKAVNIVALKATAALAKTEQDDEARASVAQLLTDATGAAETAVAEATTAAEVEQALYDLSAARKINALSTAATFKGSAPAAGKVYLFNVGTGMFLGTGSDWNTHAAVDQVGIEIELVDLDKPETNNFKFKTGRGDGWMAYNGYVDTRAQDIWHFLPVDGKEGVYNISSTGQDGFLLGYNPNKGTDGKKYWSNIGIDQTGLDKPMNQWMIITADERAAMIKAASVENPVDVSYLIKNASLNRQDGYDMYTKACEGGNGGARVSTTADGNGDRAADYAYEFFEPTSFSFSQNLTGLKAGKYIVMVQGFFRNGNGDAQREAFNNGNEPVRLAYLFANNEEEQLANITEELDLVPALNDVMTSDKGAFPNMPNAAIEYFQHGAYWNAVEVEVGTDGQLTIGVKKNEKQLDGDWTVIDNFRLIYMGNPALETAKSELSTLIQTAKGLDTTGKTEESVSALNTAITNAETALAAEDATVESLTTAKTNLQTAINNLADIVNGINAIESAAQAGKAFNMQGQQVKKAQKGVYIINKKKVVVK from the coding sequence ATGAAGAAGAACCTAAGATTAATGCTTGTGTTGGCCGTCAGTTGGCTGACCAGTATGGGTGCTATGGCACTTGATCAGGTCGAGGGCGTCTATCAGATTGGTACAGCCGCTGACTGGGCAGACTTTTGTAGTTTGCACAATGATGGCACCGACCAACGTCTGAACGCTGTTCTTACTGCCGATATCACCGTGGAAGGTAATGCCATGGTGGGTATCAATGGTGGCGGTAAACCTTATCGCGGTGTCTTCGACGGACAGGGACATAAGCTGATTGTCAGCTATAACCTGAACGAAGAGCGTGTAGCTCCTTTCCGTCGTATCAACGGTGCTACAATCAAGAACCTGATTGTTGAGGGTAGTATCACCACCAAGTCAAAGCTGGCTTCCGGCCTTGTTGGTGGCTTGTGGCAGAGTGGCGCAAAAATACAAAATTGTGCCAGCTATGTGACCATCAACGATGAAGAGGGCGGTGACGCCACTCATGGTGGTCTTTGTGCAAGCTTTGAGGATGTCAATGGTGCTAACATCATCGAAAACTGTGCCTTCCTTGGCACCATCAATGCTCCCAACCGTGAGGGCTGCGGTGGTCTTGTGGGATGGACCAACAACAGTAATAACACCAACGAGATTCGCAACTGTCTTGTGGCTGCGACACTGAATGTGAAGAAAGATGCAAACAATGATGTCATCTGCCGTAATAATGGTATGGTCATCAACTGCTATTATCTGGGTAGTATCGAAGGTTTGAAGAACGACAAAGGGGCTATTGCTGCTACTGATCTACAGGCTCAGAGTGGTGAACTTTGCTTCTTGCTGAATGGCAAGAGCAGCGAGAATGTGGCTTGGTTCCAGAAAATTGGTACCGATGATAAACCTACAGTAATCGGCACCGACGTTGTCTATGCTAATGGCGAATTGAAGTGCGACGGTATGACTCCTAAGGAAGGCAGTAGCCTGACTTTCTCAAACGAAGCAGGTTCTACCATCGATGAACACGCCTATGTTGATGGTATTTGCACCGTCTGTGGTGACTTACAGGCGATAGAAGGCTTTTATCAGATAGGCTGTGCCGCTGCCTTGCAGAAATATTCAGAGATTGTCCGGACTGTCAATGGTGGAGCCAATGCCGTGCTGACCAAAGACATCGACATGACAGACCAGACGTGGATACCTATTGGTCAGGATGCCCACGACTTTAAGGGACATTTCAATGGGCAGGGTCATCGCATCCTGAAGCTTACCACGACTGCAGGCAATAACAATCAGGCACTGTTTGGTCAGGCTGTAGGTGGTGCCATTATTGAAAATGTCATTATCGACGCATCTTGCACCATCCAGGGCGCTGCCTTTGCAGCTGGTATCCTGGGCCATGTGTGGGGCGACGGCGTGATTGTTCGTAATTGTGGTAATGAGGCAAATATTAATGGTACGGGCAACAATGCTGCTGGTATCATTGGTTGCTCAGAGAAGGAAGTGCATATTTTGAACTGCTATAACACAGGTGCTATTGTCGGTGCCAACGAGAATGCTGGCATCTGCGCTTGGATGGGTAGCAGCAACTCTACTATCAAGAATTGCTTCAGCACGGGTGCTGTGACCAATGGTGTAGGCCTGTGGCGCAAGGATGAAGTAAAGGGCCAGAATGTCTATCAGATTGAGGGAAAACAAGGAACTGCGTTCACCGCAGAAGACCTCACTTCTGGTAAACTGGCCTACTTGCTGAATGGTAACAGCAGCACCGATGTAGCTTGGTATCAAAAGCTGGGTGATGAGGGTGATGCACAACCTTATCCTTTCGGTGAAGCTGTTGTCTATGCCAACGGACAGTTGCAGTGTGACGGTATCACGCCGAAGGAAGGCACTTCGGTGACCTTCTCCAACACTGAGGGCTCAACGGTTGACGAGCATAACTTTGTCGATGGCTTCTGCACGGTATGTAATGCGGTTGACGTCAACTATATTGTCGAGACAGAAGGTGCCTACAACCTGGCAAAAGCTGCTGACGTGGTATGGTTTGCAGCACTCGTGAATGGTGGTAAGGGCAATGCTAATGCTCGTCTGACTGCCGATATTGATTTCGATGGTGTCACATTCACTGGTATCGGTAATGCTTCTAATCACTACACAGGTACCTTCGACGGTCAGCGGCACATCGTGAAGAACATGGTGATCAACCTGCCCGAGACACAGAACGTAGGCTTCTTCAACGAGATTGACAATGGTGCTGTGGTTAAGAACTTCACCATCGATGCTTCTTGCTCTGTCAAGGGTAAGGCTTATGCTGCTGCCTTCGTTGGACATGTAAGTGGTAACGGCTCTGCTCTGCTGGAGTGCTTGGGTAATGAAGGTACCGTAGAGACTGTCAATCAGAATGCTGGTGCACTCGTAGGTTGCAACACCTCTGGCGAGCTGAAGATCACCGCGAAGAACTGCTACAATACCGGTGCTATCAAGTCGGGTAACGAGGCTGGCGGTCTGTCTGGCTGGTTTGGCAACGATGCAATCACTGTGAACTGCTATAACATGGGTGCTGTAATCAATGGTGAGTCTTATGCTCGTGGTAACAATATCCAGATTACAAACTGCTTCGACCCTATGGTCAACTGGCCTGCTATCACGCATGTCAACATGGAAGACTTTACCAATGGCGTTGTCTATGCTAAGTTGGCTGAGGCTGCTCCTTATGTATGGTATCTGAGTGCTGCTGAGGGTGGACACCCTGTGCTGTATGCTACCGAGTGGCAGACTGTCATTGTGAAATCTGACTATGCAGGTAACGAGATTGCTGATGGCGACTTCTTCATCTATAACCCCACAAGCGGTCTATGGCTGCAGAACAACGATAAGAACACTGGCGACTGGAATACCCGTGGTGCTACTGGTGACTATGGATTCGAATTCGGAATCAGCGCCATTGATGGTGGCTATAAACTCGATCCTAAGTTCGGTCATAATCATAGCATGAATATCAGCAACTTCTATCTGGATACTCAAAGTGATGTTTCTGCATGGAAGCTTGAGAAGTTGAACACCAATGAGGGTGTGATCGCTTACCAGATCAAGGCCGATGATGGCCGCGTGCTGAGTCTGAACAATGACAATAACTTGGACTGGAACACAGGTCGTGCTGCTGAGTGGCAGCTCGTTACCAAGGCAGACCGTATCAAGTTCATGAAAGAGAACGCTACTGTTGAGAATCCTGTTGATGCCACCTTCCTGATTAGCGACCCACGTTTCGTTAATGAGAATGAACGTGCCGCTGCATGGACTTGGGACATGAACCTTGATGGCGGTGCCCGCGATGATGTGCGCTGGTACAGAAACCGTCGTTCTTACGCTATTTGGAACTCTAAGAGCTTTAAGCTCTCACAGGTGATCGCTAATATCCCCAACGGACAGTATAAGCTGACCCTGAAGGGTTACTATCGTGATGGCGACAAAGATCAGGTTGTGGCTCGTCGTCAGGCTGGTGAGGAACGTATCCTGGCCAACTACTTCATCAATGAGGACAAGGCTCCAATGATGTCTATCCTCGATGGTGCCAGCGAGAACTGGGTGGATGGTCTGTTCTTCTATCCTGCTGCTGATGCAACTGCTCCTTATGGACACTATCCTGACAACGCAGATGGTTTCAACCGTGTTTTCCAGGATTATCCTAATAGCTATCTGAATGCTGGTGTTACCTCACAGGTAACCACTGGTCAGATGACCATCGGTCTGGAGAAGCTGGAGGCCAACGATCAAGACTGGCTGGCATTCGATGACTTCAGCCTGGTTTACATGGGTAACAGCATGGGTCTGGCAGAATATCAGAAAGCTCTGAATGATGCTATCGCTGCTGCTGAGGCTTTCGATGCTACTACAACCTCTGATGCTCTGGCTGGTGCTTTGACTACTGCTCTGACAGATGCTAAGGGCAAGCAGACTTCTACTGATGAGGACGAGCTTTCTACTGCAACTGCTACGCTGAATACTGCGCTGACTTCTGCTAAGGCTGTGAACATCGTGGCCCTGAAGGCTACCGCTGCTCTGGCAAAGACTGAGCAGGACGACGAGGCACGTGCTTCTGTTGCTCAGCTGCTGACTGATGCTACCGGTGCTGCCGAGACGGCTGTGGCCGAGGCTACGACTGCTGCTGAGGTAGAACAGGCTCTCTACGATCTGAGCGCTGCTCGTAAGATCAACGCCCTGAGCACTGCAGCAACCTTCAAGGGTAGCGCTCCTGCTGCCGGCAAGGTTTATCTGTTCAACGTTGGTACCGGCATGTTCTTGGGCACTGGCTCTGACTGGAACACTCATGCTGCTGTTGACCAGGTAGGTATCGAGATTGAACTCGTTGACCTTGATAAACCTGAGACCAACAACTTCAAGTTCAAGACAGGTCGCGGTGACGGTTGGATGGCTTACAATGGCTATGTTGATACCCGCGCTCAAGACATCTGGCACTTCCTGCCTGTAGATGGCAAGGAGGGCGTTTACAATATCAGCTCTACTGGTCAGGACGGCTTCCTGTTGGGCTACAACCCCAACAAGGGTACTGATGGCAAGAAGTACTGGAGCAACATCGGCATCGATCAGACAGGTCTGGACAAGCCCATGAACCAGTGGATGATTATCACTGCCGACGAGCGTGCTGCTATGATTAAGGCTGCCAGCGTGGAGAATCCCGTTGACGTGTCTTACCTGATTAAGAATGCCAGCCTGAACCGTCAGGACGGCTACGACATGTACACCAAGGCTTGCGAGGGTGGCAATGGCGGCGCACGCGTTTCTACGACCGCTGATGGCAATGGCGACCGCGCTGCTGACTATGCTTACGAGTTCTTCGAGCCCACCAGCTTCTCGTTCTCACAGAATCTGACTGGTCTGAAAGCCGGTAAGTATATCGTGATGGTACAGGGCTTCTTCCGTAATGGTAACGGCGATGCTCAGCGCGAGGCCTTCAACAATGGCAACGAGCCTGTACGCCTGGCCTACCTGTTTGCTAACAACGAGGAGGAACAACTGGCTAATATCACCGAGGAACTTGACCTCGTGCCTGCTCTGAACGACGTGATGACGAGCGACAAGGGTGCATTCCCCAACATGCCTAACGCAGCCATCGAATACTTCCAGCATGGTGCTTACTGGAATGCTGTTGAGGTAGAGGTAGGTACCGACGGTCAGCTGACCATCGGTGTGAAGAAGAACGAGAAGCAGCTGGATGGCGACTGGACCGTCATCGACAACTTCCGTCTGATCTACATGGGTAATCCTGCCCTCGAGACTGCAAAGAGCGAGCTCTCTACGCTGATTCAGACAGCTAAGGGTCTGGACACCACCGGTAAGACCGAAGAGAGTGTTTCTGCTCTGAACACAGCCATCACCAATGCTGAGACGGCTCTGGCTGCCGAGGATGCTACCGTTGAAAGTCTGACCACAGCTAAGACCAACCTGCAGACTGCCATCAACAACCTGGCAGATATCGTGAACGGCATCAACGCCATCGAGTCTGCAGCCCAGGCTGGCAAGGCATTCAACATGCAGGGTCAGCAGGTGAAGAAGGCCCAGAAGGGCGTTTACATCATCAACAAGAAGAAAGTGGTGGTGAAATAA
- the ruvB gene encoding Holliday junction branch migration DNA helicase RuvB encodes MDEDFDIREERYAGGGEKDFENALRPLRFGDFSGQQKIVENLEVFVEAAKYRGEPLDHTLLHGPPGLGKTTLSNIIANELGVGFKITSGPVLDKPGDLAGILTSLEPRDVLFIDEIHRLSPVVEEYLYSAMEDYRIDIMIDKGPSARSIQIDLNPFTLVGATTRSGLLTAPLRARFGINMHLEYYDPETLARIIERSASILDVPITEDAAIEIAGRSRGTPRIANALLRRVRDFAQVKGNGAIDTAISRVALTALNIDKYGLDEIDNKILLTIIDKFRGGPVGITTIATAIGEDAGTVEEVYEPFLIMEGFIKRTPRGRMVTELAYRHFGRNPYSGGVMQPGLFDE; translated from the coding sequence ATGGACGAAGACTTCGATATACGGGAAGAACGGTATGCTGGTGGCGGCGAAAAGGATTTCGAGAATGCCCTGCGACCACTGCGTTTCGGCGACTTCAGCGGACAACAGAAAATTGTAGAGAATCTGGAAGTGTTTGTTGAGGCTGCTAAGTATCGTGGCGAACCGCTCGACCACACCCTGCTGCACGGACCTCCAGGTCTGGGCAAGACCACGTTGTCTAACATCATTGCCAACGAACTGGGTGTGGGCTTCAAGATTACCAGCGGACCGGTGCTCGACAAGCCCGGTGACCTGGCTGGCATCCTGACCTCGCTGGAGCCGCGCGATGTGCTGTTTATCGACGAGATTCACCGCCTGTCGCCCGTGGTCGAGGAGTATCTCTACTCGGCCATGGAGGACTATCGCATAGACATCATGATAGACAAGGGCCCCTCGGCTCGCTCTATCCAGATAGACCTGAATCCCTTCACGCTGGTGGGGGCCACCACACGCAGCGGACTGCTCACCGCACCACTGCGCGCACGCTTTGGCATCAACATGCACCTGGAGTACTACGACCCCGAAACGCTGGCACGCATCATCGAGCGCTCGGCATCTATCTTGGACGTGCCCATCACCGAAGATGCCGCCATCGAGATAGCAGGGCGCAGTCGTGGCACGCCACGTATTGCCAATGCGTTGCTGCGTCGTGTCAGAGACTTCGCACAGGTGAAAGGAAATGGTGCCATTGATACTGCCATCTCGCGTGTGGCTCTGACGGCACTCAATATTGATAAATATGGGTTAGACGAGATAGACAATAAGATACTGCTCACCATTATCGACAAGTTCCGTGGCGGTCCAGTGGGTATCACCACTATTGCCACCGCCATTGGCGAGGATGCCGGAACGGTAGAGGAAGTCTATGAGCCTTTCCTCATCATGGAGGGTTTCATCAAACGCACACCACGTGGACGCATGGTCACCGAGTTGGCCTATCGGCATTTTGGTCGTAATCCATATTCGGGAGGTGTCATGCAGCCAGGGCTATTTGATGAATAA
- a CDS encoding response regulator produces MALIAVLVILSVLVILLTIQLRVSIHRRKMMQQTIAMRERFLLSVVHEFRDPLSLIKGLGQQLEKPSEENNISVPTTAGMLVRQTETLLALVTTLLDITRVQSVIGEAKWRHGNVVAYVGMILQNHQHDADSKRQHLRYHHSLTSIEMDFVPAYIHRVLSKLLANAIKYTGDYGNIDVSLEVVNGAELMVQVKDNGAGIAPDLLPRIFDMCNHADNSMADAGTMLSLPMAKMMVEAMRGRITVESVVGKGSTFSVRLPMKYAGKVVPLVASEADTTASLSVESEKKPADNTLKDKNLSALDSSVVLIVEDNQDLAYYIGMHLKQCKLIYARSAKEGMEKALENMPDIIITDVTMPGDKDGLELCRQVKNNDQLNHTPVIIISAQVTEDDKIRGLEAGADAYLMKPFNSEELVVRVRKLIERQRLLKQKFEEVAGQAEVSVESLPRKDRAFMTHLLDVVYRLMASGNVDIESVAKEMAMSRSQLNRRMLAITNQNSSTYIMQLRLARAKRLLKADVNMTIGDVAQRCGFDDVAYFSRIFKQTFDITPSQYRKQI; encoded by the coding sequence GTGGCACTAATCGCGGTGTTGGTGATTTTGTCGGTGTTGGTGATTTTATTGACCATTCAACTACGTGTTAGCATACACCGCCGAAAGATGATGCAGCAGACCATTGCTATGCGTGAACGCTTTCTGTTGAGTGTGGTTCATGAGTTTAGAGATCCGCTCTCGCTCATCAAGGGATTGGGACAGCAACTTGAAAAGCCAAGCGAAGAAAATAATATTTCCGTGCCAACAACGGCGGGGATGTTGGTTAGACAGACAGAAACGCTTTTGGCACTCGTGACAACCTTGCTAGATATTACGCGTGTTCAGTCGGTCATTGGCGAGGCTAAATGGAGGCATGGCAATGTGGTGGCCTATGTGGGTATGATTCTGCAGAACCATCAGCACGATGCCGACAGTAAGCGTCAGCACTTGAGATATCATCACTCGCTGACGTCTATTGAAATGGACTTTGTGCCTGCCTACATACATCGTGTCCTGTCAAAGCTGTTGGCAAATGCCATCAAGTACACAGGTGACTATGGTAACATAGATGTCTCGTTAGAAGTGGTCAACGGTGCGGAACTCATGGTACAGGTTAAAGATAATGGTGCTGGTATAGCACCCGACCTGTTGCCACGTATATTCGACATGTGTAATCATGCTGATAATTCTATGGCTGATGCTGGCACCATGTTAAGTTTGCCAATGGCAAAGATGATGGTGGAGGCCATGAGGGGACGTATCACGGTAGAGAGCGTGGTGGGCAAAGGTAGCACTTTTTCGGTGCGTCTGCCTATGAAATATGCAGGAAAGGTTGTGCCTCTCGTTGCCTCAGAAGCAGATACGACTGCATCATTGTCAGTAGAATCGGAGAAAAAGCCTGCAGACAATACGCTGAAGGACAAGAATCTGTCGGCACTCGATTCTTCTGTAGTTCTGATTGTTGAAGACAACCAAGATTTGGCATACTATATTGGCATGCACCTGAAACAGTGTAAGCTGATCTATGCTCGTAGTGCCAAGGAAGGAATGGAAAAGGCTTTGGAAAATATGCCCGATATTATCATTACCGATGTCACGATGCCTGGTGATAAGGATGGATTGGAACTTTGTCGTCAGGTGAAGAATAACGACCAGCTGAACCATACTCCAGTGATTATTATCTCGGCGCAGGTTACCGAGGACGACAAGATTAGAGGACTTGAGGCAGGTGCCGATGCCTACCTGATGAAGCCGTTCAACTCTGAGGAACTGGTGGTCAGGGTGCGTAAGCTCATTGAGCGACAGCGGCTGCTGAAACAGAAGTTTGAAGAAGTGGCAGGACAGGCAGAGGTGTCTGTGGAGAGTCTGCCACGAAAAGATCGAGCTTTCATGACCCATCTGCTGGATGTGGTGTACCGCTTGATGGCCTCTGGAAATGTGGACATTGAGAGCGTGGCCAAGGAAATGGCCATGAGTCGCAGTCAACTGAACCGTCGAATGTTGGCCATCACCAACCAGAACTCGTCCACCTACATCATGCAACTACGTCTGGCGCGTGCTAAACGACTGTTGAAGGCCGATGTTAATATGACTATCGGCGATGTGGCGCAGAGATGTGGCTTCGATGATGTGGCCTATTTTAGTCGAATATTCAAACAGACGTTCGACATTACTCCATCGCAATATCGGAAACAAATATAG
- a CDS encoding helix-turn-helix domain-containing protein gives MHIGNRIREVMKEKKMSAIAIAKIINCERTNIYNIYARKDINTKLLEQFCIILNHDFFKELSKDLNQRKGK, from the coding sequence ATGCACATCGGAAACAGAATCAGAGAGGTGATGAAAGAGAAAAAAATGTCTGCCATCGCTATCGCTAAGATTATTAATTGCGAGCGCACCAACATCTACAACATCTATGCACGTAAGGATATTAATACTAAATTGTTGGAGCAGTTTTGCATTATCTTGAACCATGACTTCTTCAAGGAATTGTCGAAAGACCTGAATCAGAGGAAGGGGAAGTAA
- the coaD gene encoding pantetheine-phosphate adenylyltransferase, producing the protein MKEKIGIFVGSFNPFTVGHDSIVRRALPLFDRLVIGVVGDHVSKPGMVPAETRVQAIAELYRNEARIEVKPYYGLAIDFARGVGARYIVKGVRSVKDFEYEREQADINRQISGGEIETILLYSEPQLSSVSSSMVRELQHFGVDVSDFLPTANED; encoded by the coding sequence ATGAAAGAGAAGATTGGTATCTTTGTTGGGAGTTTCAATCCCTTTACCGTTGGACATGACTCTATCGTCAGAAGAGCGCTGCCACTGTTCGACCGTCTGGTCATTGGCGTCGTGGGCGACCATGTGTCGAAGCCGGGTATGGTGCCTGCCGAAACACGTGTGCAAGCCATTGCCGAACTTTATCGCAACGAGGCGCGTATTGAGGTAAAACCTTACTATGGATTGGCTATTGACTTTGCTCGTGGCGTGGGTGCCCGTTACATAGTGAAAGGTGTGCGTTCGGTAAAGGATTTTGAATACGAACGTGAGCAGGCTGATATCAACCGTCAGATCAGTGGTGGCGAGATAGAGACCATCCTTCTCTACAGCGAACCACAGCTGTCGAGCGTGTCGTCATCGATGGTGCGAGAGTTGCAGCACTTTGGAGTAGATGTCAGCGACTTCTTGCCGACGGCTAACGAAGACTGA
- the ybeY gene encoding rRNA maturation RNase YbeY, which yields MITYSSENVKFPAIKRRETTAWIKKVAATYQKKIGEVGYLFCDDEHILEVNREYLGHDYYTDIITFDYCEGNVLNGDLVISLDTVRSNAELFKKTYDEELHRVIIHGILHLCGINDKGPGEREIMEAAENRALSLR from the coding sequence ATGATAACCTACAGTTCTGAAAATGTGAAGTTCCCCGCCATCAAGCGACGCGAGACCACAGCATGGATTAAGAAGGTGGCAGCCACCTATCAAAAGAAGATAGGCGAGGTTGGCTACCTCTTCTGCGACGACGAACACATCCTGGAGGTAAACCGCGAGTACCTGGGACACGACTATTACACCGACATCATCACCTTCGACTATTGCGAGGGCAATGTGCTCAACGGCGACCTGGTCATCTCGCTCGACACCGTACGTTCCAACGCAGAGCTCTTCAAAAAAACCTACGACGAAGAGCTACACCGCGTCATCATTCACGGCATCTTGCACCTGTGTGGCATCAACGATAAAGGTCCGGGAGAACGAGAGATTATGGAAGCAGCCGAGAACCGTGCCCTCAGTCTTCGTTAG
- a CDS encoding S41 family peptidase: MLKRHFFLLATVLIAQATIAQAQHKSENNLRKLNYAEQVITNLYVDEVDETKLVEDAIRGMLEKLDPHSSYTNPQETKQMTEPLNGSFEGIGVQFNMVEDTLLIIQPVTKGPSEKVGILAGDRIVHVNDTAIAGVKMSKEEIMRRLRGPKGTTVKLGIRRHGIGEELVFMVKRDKIPVHSIDATYMIKPGIGYIRIGNFSATTYKEFLESMEKLKSQGMRDLILDLQENGGGYLQAAADLAGEFLNRGDMIVYTEGRRVPRRDYTAPRDGSFLDGRVVVLIDQFTASAAEIVTGAIQDHDRGLVVGRRSYGKGLVQRPVELPDGSMIRLTIAHYYTPSGRCIQKPYEKGNKKSYDEDLLNRLKAGELTNADSIHFADSLKYYTLKQHRIVYGGGGIMPDYFVPLDTTKYTRYHRELAAKSIILQQNLRYVDSKRKELKKRYPDFATFKTSFEVPQSLVDQIIKEGEKQNIKPKDDAERQQTLPYLRQQLKALIARDLWDMSEYFSVFNDTNDMVKRALELLTDKK; the protein is encoded by the coding sequence ATGCTCAAAAGACACTTTTTCCTTTTAGCAACGGTTCTGATTGCTCAGGCTACCATTGCCCAAGCTCAACATAAAAGCGAGAACAATCTTCGCAAACTGAACTACGCAGAACAAGTTATCACCAACCTATATGTAGATGAGGTTGATGAAACCAAGTTGGTCGAAGATGCCATTCGTGGCATGCTGGAGAAGTTAGACCCCCACTCCAGCTACACCAATCCACAGGAAACCAAACAGATGACAGAACCTTTGAACGGTTCGTTCGAAGGCATCGGCGTACAGTTTAACATGGTCGAAGACACGCTGCTGATTATCCAGCCCGTCACCAAAGGACCATCTGAGAAAGTAGGCATCCTGGCTGGCGACCGCATCGTTCATGTCAACGACACCGCCATTGCCGGTGTGAAGATGTCGAAAGAAGAAATCATGCGTCGCCTGCGCGGCCCCAAAGGCACCACCGTGAAGTTAGGCATCCGCCGTCATGGCATCGGCGAAGAGCTGGTATTCATGGTGAAACGCGACAAGATCCCTGTACACTCTATCGATGCCACCTATATGATCAAACCCGGCATCGGCTATATCCGCATAGGCAACTTTAGTGCCACCACCTATAAGGAGTTTCTCGAGAGTATGGAGAAGCTGAAGTCACAAGGCATGCGCGACCTGATTCTCGACCTGCAGGAGAATGGCGGCGGCTATCTACAGGCTGCAGCCGACTTAGCAGGTGAGTTTCTGAACCGTGGCGACATGATTGTCTATACCGAAGGGCGCCGCGTACCACGTCGCGACTACACAGCTCCCCGTGACGGCAGTTTCCTCGATGGAAGAGTGGTAGTGCTAATCGACCAGTTCACTGCGTCTGCTGCCGAGATTGTGACTGGTGCCATTCAGGACCACGACCGTGGCTTGGTGGTAGGTCGCCGGTCTTACGGCAAAGGGTTGGTACAACGCCCTGTTGAACTGCCTGACGGTTCGATGATTCGTCTCACCATAGCCCATTACTACACCCCCTCTGGTCGCTGCATCCAAAAGCCCTATGAGAAGGGCAACAAGAAGAGCTACGATGAAGACCTGCTGAACCGCTTAAAAGCTGGTGAACTGACCAATGCCGACAGTATCCACTTTGCCGATTCGCTGAAATACTACACGCTGAAGCAGCATCGCATCGTTTATGGCGGCGGTGGCATCATGCCCGACTACTTCGTACCGCTCGACACCACCAAGTACACCCGCTATCACCGCGAGTTAGCAGCTAAGAGCATCATCCTGCAACAGAACCTGCGCTATGTTGACAGCAAGCGAAAAGAACTGAAGAAACGTTATCCCGACTTCGCCACATTCAAGACCAGCTTTGAAGTTCCTCAGTCGCTGGTGGACCAAATCATAAAGGAGGGCGAAAAGCAAAATATCAAGCCCAAAGACGATGCCGAACGCCAGCAGACGCTGCCTTATCTACGCCAACAGCTGAAGGCTTTGATAGCTCGCGATCTGTGGGACATGAGCGAATATTTCTCCGTGTTCAACGACACCAACGACATGGTTAAGCGAGCACTTGAGTTACTAACAGACAAAAAGTAA